The following proteins are co-located in the Phragmites australis chromosome 10, lpPhrAust1.1, whole genome shotgun sequence genome:
- the LOC133930029 gene encoding alpha-1,3-arabinosyltransferase XAT3-like isoform X2 — translation MWLCWPSCSAPSSRSPSSGEASTGGDAIKSEDVVALVKNAAGNIETGGHGADEAAVEAAAEEKNKEEVERKPADATAADTAKPVCYETSRRSDTCEAAGDVRVVGSSQTVYVDTLERDWKTRPYCRKHDAFALSHVKEWSLKPLPSGAAPQCTSNSSATAFVLSTGGFTGNPFHDYTDVLIPAFITARPFAGEVQFLVSSYKSWWMNRYIQIFQQMSRYEVVDIDADDEVRCYRRVVVGPTFHRELGVDASKTPGGYSTADFRKMLRNAFGLERATAAPSGDRWDIRRRPRLLIISRRPSHGRAFMNERAMADMAASLGFDVRIGEPETSTDTSKFARLVNSCDVMVGVHGAGLTNMVFLPAGAVLVQVVPYGKLEWLARNTFAEPSAAMEVHYMEYAVQLDETTLSEQYPSDHPVLRDPMAIHKQGWEALKTTYLDKQNVRPHLGRLKNTFLQALKMLPHGRDD, via the exons ATGTGGCTCTGCTGGCCCTCATGCTCTGCTCCGTCGTCGCGCTCTCCCTCATCAGGGGAAG CTAGCACTGGAGGAGATGCCATCAAATCGGAGGACGTGGTCGCGTTGGTGAAAAATGCTGCTGGCAACATTGAGACTGGCGGCCATGGCGCCGACGAGGCCGCCGTTGAAGCTGCTGCTG AGGAGAAAAACAAGGAGGAGGTTGAGCGCAAGCCCGCCGACGCCACCGCAGCCGACACCGCGAAGCCAGTGTGCTACGAGACGAGCCGCCGCTCCGATACCTGCGAGGCGGCAGGCGACGTTCGTGTGGTGGGGAGCAGCCAGACCGTGTACGTCGACACGCTGGAGCGGGACTGGAAGACCAGGCCGTACTGCCGGAAGCACGACGCGTTCGCGCTGTCCCACGTCAAGGAGTGGTCCCTCAAGCCGCTCCCCTCCGGCGCGGCGCCGCAGTGCACGTCGAACAGCTCGGCCACCGCCTTCGTGCTATCCACCGGCGGGTTCACGGGTAACCCCTTCCACGACTACACGGACGTGCTGATCCCGGCGTTCATCACGGCGCGCCCGTTCGCTGGCGAGGTCCAGTTCCTGGTGAGCAGCTACAAGTCGTGGTGGATGAACCGGTACATCCAGATCTTCCAGCAGATGAGCCGGTACGAGGTGGTGGACATCGACGCCGACGACGAGGTCCGGTGCTACCGTAGGGTGGTGGTGGGGCCGACGTTCCACCGGGAGCTCGGCGTGGACGCGTCCAAGACGCCCGGGGGCTACTCCACTGCCGACTTCCGCAAGATGCTGCGCAACGCGTTCGGGCTGGAGCGCGCGACGGCCGCGCCTAGTGGCGACCGGTGGGACATCCGGCGCCGCCCTCGCCTCCTGATCATCTCCCGGCGCCCCTCCCACGGGCGCGCGTTCATGAACGAGCGCGCGATGGCGGACATGGCGGCGAGCCTGGGGTTCGACGTGCGGATCGGGGAGCCCGAGACAAGCACAGACACGTCCAAGTTCGCGCGGCTGGTGAACTCGTGCGACGTGATGGTCGGCGTGCACGGGGCCGGGCTGACCAACATGGTGTTCCTCCCGGCTGGCGCcgtgctggtgcaagtggtgccgTACGGGAAGTTGGAGTGGCTGGCCCGGAACACGTTCGCGGAGCCGTCGGCGGCAATGGAGGTCCACTACATGGAGTACGCGGTGCAGCTGGACGAGACGACGCTGAGCGAGCAGTACCCGAGCGACCACCCGGTGCTGAGGGACCCCATGGCCATCCACAAGCAGGGGTGGGAGGCGCTCAAGACCACGTACCTCGACAAGCAGAACGTCCGGCCGCACCTCGGGCGCCTCAAGAACACGTTCCTCCAGGCGCTCAAGATGCTGCCGCACGGACGGGACGATTGA
- the LOC133930029 gene encoding alpha-1,3-arabinosyltransferase XAT3-like isoform X1 produces MKTRSSARGEPRKIGNVALLALMLCSVVALSLIRGRFAPIASTGGDAIKSEDVVALVKNAAGNIETGGHGADEAAVEAAAEEKNKEEVERKPADATAADTAKPVCYETSRRSDTCEAAGDVRVVGSSQTVYVDTLERDWKTRPYCRKHDAFALSHVKEWSLKPLPSGAAPQCTSNSSATAFVLSTGGFTGNPFHDYTDVLIPAFITARPFAGEVQFLVSSYKSWWMNRYIQIFQQMSRYEVVDIDADDEVRCYRRVVVGPTFHRELGVDASKTPGGYSTADFRKMLRNAFGLERATAAPSGDRWDIRRRPRLLIISRRPSHGRAFMNERAMADMAASLGFDVRIGEPETSTDTSKFARLVNSCDVMVGVHGAGLTNMVFLPAGAVLVQVVPYGKLEWLARNTFAEPSAAMEVHYMEYAVQLDETTLSEQYPSDHPVLRDPMAIHKQGWEALKTTYLDKQNVRPHLGRLKNTFLQALKMLPHGRDD; encoded by the exons ATGAAAACTCGGAGCTCGGCGAGGGGGGAGCCGAGGAAGATTGGGAATGTGGCTCTGCTGGCCCTCATGCTCTGCTCCGTCGTCGCGCTCTCCCTCATCAGGGGAAGGTTCGCCCCAATCG CTAGCACTGGAGGAGATGCCATCAAATCGGAGGACGTGGTCGCGTTGGTGAAAAATGCTGCTGGCAACATTGAGACTGGCGGCCATGGCGCCGACGAGGCCGCCGTTGAAGCTGCTGCTG AGGAGAAAAACAAGGAGGAGGTTGAGCGCAAGCCCGCCGACGCCACCGCAGCCGACACCGCGAAGCCAGTGTGCTACGAGACGAGCCGCCGCTCCGATACCTGCGAGGCGGCAGGCGACGTTCGTGTGGTGGGGAGCAGCCAGACCGTGTACGTCGACACGCTGGAGCGGGACTGGAAGACCAGGCCGTACTGCCGGAAGCACGACGCGTTCGCGCTGTCCCACGTCAAGGAGTGGTCCCTCAAGCCGCTCCCCTCCGGCGCGGCGCCGCAGTGCACGTCGAACAGCTCGGCCACCGCCTTCGTGCTATCCACCGGCGGGTTCACGGGTAACCCCTTCCACGACTACACGGACGTGCTGATCCCGGCGTTCATCACGGCGCGCCCGTTCGCTGGCGAGGTCCAGTTCCTGGTGAGCAGCTACAAGTCGTGGTGGATGAACCGGTACATCCAGATCTTCCAGCAGATGAGCCGGTACGAGGTGGTGGACATCGACGCCGACGACGAGGTCCGGTGCTACCGTAGGGTGGTGGTGGGGCCGACGTTCCACCGGGAGCTCGGCGTGGACGCGTCCAAGACGCCCGGGGGCTACTCCACTGCCGACTTCCGCAAGATGCTGCGCAACGCGTTCGGGCTGGAGCGCGCGACGGCCGCGCCTAGTGGCGACCGGTGGGACATCCGGCGCCGCCCTCGCCTCCTGATCATCTCCCGGCGCCCCTCCCACGGGCGCGCGTTCATGAACGAGCGCGCGATGGCGGACATGGCGGCGAGCCTGGGGTTCGACGTGCGGATCGGGGAGCCCGAGACAAGCACAGACACGTCCAAGTTCGCGCGGCTGGTGAACTCGTGCGACGTGATGGTCGGCGTGCACGGGGCCGGGCTGACCAACATGGTGTTCCTCCCGGCTGGCGCcgtgctggtgcaagtggtgccgTACGGGAAGTTGGAGTGGCTGGCCCGGAACACGTTCGCGGAGCCGTCGGCGGCAATGGAGGTCCACTACATGGAGTACGCGGTGCAGCTGGACGAGACGACGCTGAGCGAGCAGTACCCGAGCGACCACCCGGTGCTGAGGGACCCCATGGCCATCCACAAGCAGGGGTGGGAGGCGCTCAAGACCACGTACCTCGACAAGCAGAACGTCCGGCCGCACCTCGGGCGCCTCAAGAACACGTTCCTCCAGGCGCTCAAGATGCTGCCGCACGGACGGGACGATTGA